The Fibrobacter sp. UWB2 genome window below encodes:
- a CDS encoding RluA family pseudouridine synthase gives MNYIVEEKHNGERIDKFLVGVMENVSRTDVQKLIEAGEVKVGGGKVSKNFRVETGMAVVVEKMIEKESSTLEPEDIPLNIVYEDDDIVVINKPRNLVVHPGNGVSKGTLAAALLYHFKENLSTVNGPLRPGIVHRLDKDTPGLMVVAKNDAAHRHLAHQLETRTLHRTYNALVWGCPRDLEGTIDAPIGRNPKNRLKMAVVKGGKESRTHYVAKQFFAIATLLELQLESGRTHQIRVHSRYTGHPVVGDPLYDGRDESLNRVPPLMKPVAEKVLEIAPAQLLQAVKIELIHPRTNKKLTFKVPMEEPFANVLKLLKKECPASAPVYDEEEGFRDFDAQIRFDEDDEFDEYAEPLEISPDEAAPVKERKTRAQRLAEKKATAAKRRAVAAERKLIKQMKAARRKGIAPEDFVEPGYEPTIDPELL, from the coding sequence ATGAATTATATCGTAGAAGAAAAACATAATGGTGAACGTATCGACAAGTTCCTTGTCGGCGTTATGGAAAATGTCTCCCGCACAGACGTGCAGAAGCTGATTGAAGCAGGCGAAGTCAAGGTCGGCGGTGGCAAAGTATCCAAGAACTTCCGCGTAGAAACGGGGATGGCGGTTGTCGTTGAAAAGATGATCGAGAAGGAATCTTCGACGCTTGAACCCGAAGATATTCCGCTGAACATCGTTTATGAAGATGACGATATCGTGGTTATCAACAAGCCGCGCAATTTGGTGGTGCATCCGGGTAATGGCGTGAGCAAGGGAACGCTTGCTGCAGCACTCTTGTACCATTTCAAGGAAAATCTTTCGACCGTGAACGGTCCGCTTCGTCCGGGTATTGTCCACCGTCTGGACAAGGATACGCCGGGGCTTATGGTGGTCGCAAAAAACGATGCCGCTCATAGGCATTTGGCGCACCAGCTCGAAACTCGCACGCTCCATCGCACGTACAATGCGCTTGTATGGGGTTGCCCGCGTGACCTCGAAGGAACGATTGACGCTCCGATTGGCCGCAACCCGAAGAACCGTCTCAAGATGGCGGTGGTGAAGGGCGGTAAGGAAAGCCGTACGCATTACGTTGCCAAACAGTTCTTTGCGATTGCAACGCTTTTGGAATTGCAGTTGGAATCTGGCCGTACGCACCAGATTCGTGTGCATAGCCGTTACACGGGCCATCCGGTCGTTGGCGATCCACTTTACGATGGTCGTGACGAAAGTTTGAACCGCGTGCCGCCTCTGATGAAGCCGGTGGCGGAGAAGGTTCTTGAAATTGCTCCGGCGCAGCTTTTGCAGGCCGTGAAGATTGAACTCATCCATCCGCGCACGAACAAGAAGCTTACGTTCAAGGTCCCGATGGAAGAGCCGTTTGCAAATGTGCTCAAGCTCTTGAAGAAGGAATGCCCGGCATCGGCGCCTGTGTATGACGAAGAAGAAGGTTTCCGCGATTTCGATGCGCAGATTCGCTTTGACGAAGATGATGAATTTGACGAATACGCAGAACCGCTGGAAATCTCGCCGGATGAAGCCGCTCCTGTGAAGGAACGCAAGACGCGTGCCCAGCGCCTCGCCGAGAAAAAGGCGACTGCCGCCAAGCGCCGTGCCGTTGCCGCTGAACGCAAGCTCATCAAGCAGATGAAGGCCGCTCGTCGCAAGGGAATTGCCCCGGAAGACTTTGTGGAACCAGGTTACGAACCCACAATCGATCCGGAATTGCTTTAA
- a CDS encoding diaminopimelate dehydrogenase: MAKIAILGYGNLGRGVECAVKQAPDMELVAVFTRRDPSTVKIQTAGVPVLNVSEMEAWKDKVDVLIICGGSATDLPVLTPKYASMFNVIDSFDTHAKIPQHFAAVDAAAKGANKIAMISVGWDPGMFSLNRVYAQSILPEGKDYTFWGKGVSQGHSDAVRRIKGVKNAKQYTCPVESALEAVRSGSMPELTTRQKHTRLVYVVAEEGADKAYIENAIKTMPNYFDEYDTTVNFISEEEFNKNHSGLAHGGFVIRTGKTGMNKEHTHVIEYSLKLDSNPEFTTSVLVAYARAALRMKANGQTGCKTVLDVPPAYLSSLSDEELRAHCL, encoded by the coding sequence ATGGCAAAGATTGCTATTCTCGGTTACGGTAACCTCGGTCGCGGTGTGGAATGTGCTGTGAAGCAGGCTCCGGATATGGAACTCGTGGCTGTTTTCACTCGTCGCGATCCGTCGACGGTGAAGATCCAGACGGCTGGCGTTCCGGTGTTGAACGTCTCTGAAATGGAAGCATGGAAGGACAAGGTTGACGTGCTCATCATTTGCGGTGGCTCTGCTACGGACCTGCCGGTGCTCACCCCGAAGTATGCTTCTATGTTCAACGTGATTGACTCCTTCGACACGCACGCCAAGATTCCGCAGCACTTCGCTGCTGTTGACGCTGCTGCCAAGGGCGCAAACAAGATTGCTATGATCTCTGTCGGTTGGGACCCGGGTATGTTCAGCTTGAACCGCGTGTATGCTCAGTCTATCCTTCCGGAAGGCAAGGACTACACGTTCTGGGGCAAGGGCGTTTCTCAGGGCCACAGCGACGCTGTCCGCCGCATCAAGGGTGTGAAGAATGCTAAGCAGTACACCTGCCCGGTGGAATCTGCTCTCGAAGCTGTCCGTAGCGGTTCCATGCCGGAACTCACCACTCGCCAAAAGCACACCCGTCTCGTTTACGTGGTTGCCGAAGAAGGTGCTGACAAGGCATACATCGAAAATGCCATCAAGACGATGCCGAACTACTTCGATGAATACGATACGACCGTCAACTTCATCAGCGAAGAAGAATTCAACAAGAACCACAGCGGCCTCGCTCATGGTGGTTTCGTGATCCGTACCGGCAAGACCGGCATGAACAAGGAACACACGCACGTGATCGAATACAGCCTCAAGCTCGATTCCAACCCGGAATTCACGACGAGCGTTCTCGTGGCTTACGCACGCGCTGCTCTCCGCATGAAGGCTAACGGCCAGACTGGTTGCAAGACTGTTCTCGACGTTCCGCCTGCATACCTCAGCTCCTTGAGCGACGAAGAATTGCGCGCTCATTGCTTGTAG
- a CDS encoding outer membrane lipoprotein-sorting protein, with amino-acid sequence MKNLFLSALSVSFLLFTTSFAQTANEIAKKVHDLPSGKTSSGLVSVTLIDKNGKTRNRELVSYTMKDGTTDKTVLMFKTPRDVAGISYLTYDYPDKADGSTVDSDSWIYIPAMKKVRRVSGSNKDDDFQGTDFTYDDLGTRSLSKDNFALLGEEKVNGIDCWILEAKAKDPKAKVSRRVSWVNKKTYVVMKGEYFDKQNRLQKTLTADDIKQVNGYWTTLKQTMTNVQTNHKTIYEVKNLKYDEKVNESYFTVSALEREQIK; translated from the coding sequence ATGAAAAATCTTTTCTTGAGCGCTCTTAGCGTAAGTTTTCTGCTTTTCACAACTAGCTTTGCACAGACTGCAAATGAAATCGCCAAAAAAGTCCATGACTTACCTTCCGGGAAAACATCTTCCGGACTTGTATCTGTAACTTTGATTGATAAAAACGGCAAGACACGTAACCGCGAATTAGTCTCTTACACCATGAAAGACGGCACAACCGACAAGACCGTTCTCATGTTCAAAACGCCGCGCGACGTGGCTGGCATCAGCTACCTCACCTACGACTATCCAGATAAGGCCGACGGCTCCACCGTCGACAGCGACAGCTGGATTTATATCCCAGCCATGAAAAAGGTACGCCGCGTTTCTGGCTCCAACAAGGACGACGATTTCCAGGGAACCGACTTCACGTACGACGATCTCGGCACCCGCAGCCTCTCCAAGGACAACTTTGCCCTCCTTGGCGAAGAAAAAGTGAACGGCATCGACTGCTGGATTTTGGAAGCCAAGGCCAAAGACCCGAAGGCTAAAGTCAGCCGCCGCGTCTCCTGGGTGAACAAGAAGACCTACGTCGTAATGAAGGGCGAATACTTCGACAAGCAGAACCGCTTGCAGAAAACGCTTACCGCAGACGATATCAAACAGGTGAACGGCTACTGGACCACGCTCAAGCAGACAATGACTAACGTCCAGACAAACCACAAGACCATCTACGAAGTCAAGAACCTCAAATACGATGAAAAGGTCAACGAAAGCTACTTCACTGTAAGCGCTCTTGAACGTGAACAGATTAAGTAG
- a CDS encoding squalene/phytoene synthase family protein produces MIDKLDSLDVGEKVLEGKAAWKYAEDILQLVSRTFALNIQVLRGKLHRSILLAYLYLRIADTVEDDPDMKATEKDRVLALFADVFKTGELETEKIRTFVAALPESWHGSEDPNKDLCSKSEVVVPLLKSLPKNYQKPVCDVVIEMCGGMAKFALRQEAALSAGWFTLANVGELDEYCYYVAGIVGKLLTKLFSADTCFINAEREAELSKLDVSFGLALQVVNIVKDCVEDSGRRVCFIPEEICKRHGFAHPSELFAAGADAQKCGAVLSELVEKAWHHLDDAIAYTKLIPNIKMRTRLFCLWPLFMAAENLSLIGNGVSVFTSDKKVKITRDTVKRIVKETSMHFYSDKWIDEAYKKIKG; encoded by the coding sequence ATGATTGATAAATTGGATTCTTTAGATGTGGGCGAGAAGGTGCTCGAAGGCAAGGCGGCGTGGAAGTACGCCGAAGATATCTTGCAGTTGGTGTCGCGTACGTTTGCGCTGAACATCCAGGTTTTGCGTGGCAAGTTGCACCGCAGTATTTTGCTTGCGTACCTTTATTTGCGCATTGCCGATACGGTCGAAGATGACCCGGACATGAAGGCGACCGAAAAGGACCGCGTGCTTGCGCTGTTTGCTGATGTGTTCAAGACGGGCGAACTTGAGACCGAGAAAATTCGTACGTTCGTAGCTGCACTCCCGGAATCTTGGCATGGCTCTGAAGACCCGAACAAGGATCTTTGCTCGAAGTCCGAAGTCGTGGTGCCGCTTTTGAAGTCGCTTCCTAAGAACTACCAGAAGCCGGTTTGCGACGTGGTGATTGAAATGTGCGGTGGCATGGCGAAGTTTGCACTCCGTCAGGAAGCTGCGCTTTCGGCGGGCTGGTTTACGCTTGCGAACGTGGGCGAACTCGATGAATACTGCTACTATGTGGCAGGCATTGTCGGCAAGCTCTTGACCAAGTTATTCTCGGCGGACACGTGCTTTATCAATGCAGAACGCGAGGCGGAACTTTCGAAGCTGGACGTGAGCTTTGGGCTTGCCTTGCAGGTCGTGAACATCGTGAAGGACTGCGTCGAGGATTCTGGACGCCGCGTGTGCTTTATCCCTGAAGAGATTTGCAAACGTCATGGTTTTGCGCATCCGAGCGAACTTTTTGCTGCAGGAGCTGATGCTCAAAAATGCGGCGCAGTGCTTTCGGAACTTGTCGAGAAGGCTTGGCATCATTTGGACGATGCGATTGCCTATACGAAGCTCATCCCGAACATCAAGATGCGCACGAGGCTCTTCTGCCTCTGGCCGCTCTTTATGGCGGCGGAGAACTTGAGCTTGATCGGGAATGGCGTGTCGGTGTTCACTTCGGACAAGAAGGTGAAAATCACGCGCGATACCGTGAAGCGAATTGTCAAGGAAACGTCGATGCACTTCTATTCGGACAAGTGGATTGATGAAGCTTATAAGAAAATCAAAGGATAA
- the lspA gene encoding signal peptidase II, whose product MEKFYNKWPFHVAVIVFSIISDQLTKLWAVSRFTDEAGNFTYEKIPVIGELVRFQLVYNKGAAFSSRPQDLMPFLPPWVFFLLISIVAAFALAWFYKSIDKRDYLSRLGVVMILGGAVGNFIDRMRMQMVVDFIDCDFPDFIMTRFPTFNVADSFVTVGVALVILSPVILRKLHKQIKEEKDAEKSAKENPPNP is encoded by the coding sequence ATGGAAAAGTTTTATAATAAGTGGCCGTTCCATGTGGCGGTGATTGTTTTTAGCATTATTTCTGACCAGTTGACGAAGCTGTGGGCGGTGTCGCGTTTTACCGACGAAGCTGGGAATTTTACGTACGAGAAAATTCCTGTGATTGGTGAACTAGTGCGCTTCCAGCTTGTGTACAACAAGGGCGCTGCGTTCAGTAGCCGTCCGCAAGACTTGATGCCGTTCTTGCCGCCTTGGGTGTTCTTTTTGTTGATTTCGATTGTCGCCGCTTTTGCACTCGCTTGGTTCTATAAGTCCATCGACAAGCGTGATTACTTGAGCCGCTTGGGCGTTGTGATGATTCTCGGCGGTGCTGTCGGAAACTTCATCGACCGCATGCGTATGCAGATGGTTGTGGACTTTATCGACTGCGATTTCCCGGACTTTATCATGACTCGATTCCCGACGTTTAACGTGGCGGACTCGTTCGTGACTGTTGGCGTTGCTCTTGTGATTCTGTCTCCCGTGATCTTGCGTAAGCTGCATAAGCAAATTAAGGAAGAAAAAGACGCGGAAAAAAGTGCTAAAGAAAACCCGCCAAACCCCTAA
- a CDS encoding serine/threonine-protein kinase, giving the protein MEEVKATQSRKKVKDQLPSKIGGYKPIQALNSGAMGSLWLCRDPSLDRLVVAKRLNTNLNQQDIYIKRFLQEGSILAHLNHPSIIQPYALWKDSDGNYTMSMEYVQGSSLKDLLLRNKRPPVWVVETILYELLSALSHAHRNGVTHRDLKPANMMIDKDGRVRLLDFGIAHTDTPLEIGKELTQTGCIIGTAAYMSPEQIMGEKVNYASDLFSIGIIASEMLIGENLFRGKDFEETRENILKMKFKLEVFPDDVPKPLRKFVLKLLNKRASKRPSSACDAANELADLMREYPRDMTPYIAEWADTVNEDQPVDTVISPKPQKTTFKYGIGFLLGVIVTAIASVAIHLAI; this is encoded by the coding sequence ATGGAAGAGGTCAAGGCAACACAGTCCAGAAAGAAAGTCAAAGATCAGCTCCCGTCTAAAATCGGCGGATACAAACCAATACAAGCTCTGAACAGCGGAGCCATGGGTAGCCTGTGGCTTTGTCGGGACCCGTCTCTCGACAGACTTGTCGTTGCCAAGAGACTCAATACAAACTTGAACCAGCAGGACATCTACATCAAGAGATTCCTGCAAGAAGGGAGTATCCTCGCCCACCTTAACCATCCAAGCATCATTCAGCCGTATGCCCTCTGGAAAGATAGCGATGGCAACTACACGATGTCGATGGAATACGTGCAGGGCTCGAGCCTCAAGGATTTGCTCCTGAGAAACAAGCGACCGCCTGTCTGGGTTGTCGAGACCATTTTGTACGAACTTTTGAGTGCATTGAGCCATGCCCACCGCAACGGCGTGACCCACCGCGACTTAAAGCCCGCAAACATGATGATTGACAAGGACGGCCGTGTTCGCCTCCTGGACTTTGGCATCGCCCACACGGATACCCCGCTTGAAATCGGCAAGGAACTCACGCAGACCGGTTGCATCATCGGCACCGCCGCCTACATGAGCCCCGAGCAAATCATGGGCGAAAAGGTCAACTACGCAAGCGACCTCTTTAGCATAGGCATCATCGCGAGCGAAATGCTCATTGGCGAGAACCTTTTCCGCGGCAAGGACTTCGAAGAAACGCGCGAAAACATCCTCAAGATGAAATTCAAGCTCGAAGTTTTCCCGGATGATGTCCCCAAGCCTCTCCGCAAGTTCGTATTGAAACTACTCAACAAGCGCGCGAGCAAGCGCCCGTCTTCGGCATGCGATGCCGCAAACGAGCTTGCCGACCTCATGAGAGAATACCCGCGCGACATGACCCCCTACATCGCCGAATGGGCTGACACGGTAAACGAAGACCAACCGGTCGACACGGTCATCTCTCCCAAGCCACAAAAAACTACATTTAAGTACGGTATAGGCTTTTTACTAGGAGTGATAGTCACTGCAATAGCGTCCGTCGCTATTCACCTAGCTATCTAG
- a CDS encoding amidohydrolase gives MDKKIVLKNVFFDGAKRDILIVGNLFEKVTRLLEPSDYDGAEIVDCSHFAIMPAFYNGHTHAAMSLLRGYADDMELGKWLNDYIWPMEAKFTDDDIRAGSRLAILEMIKSGTVFFADMYWHREQTVRVVEEMGIRAAIGVTMAENLLTPEGWARNIDFMRKHKCESERVQLVVMPHAVYTVGEEKTAELIELAHEENYKIHTHLSETMTEIKNCMEQFGCTPVEFWKRLGGLNSNFSAAHCTHFTASDRKIFAESGATAILNPCSNMKLNSGIPQVAEMLKDGMKLGLGTDGDSSNNNLDMQEEMKTIALLAKYLGTAETLPAEETLKMATCNVAQFFGINAGRIAEGYLADCLLIDLNNERMVPCYNIYSNWVYSANSSAIDSVMCNGKFVMRGRHVDGEEEILRDARECAARLASK, from the coding sequence ATGGACAAAAAGATTGTTCTAAAAAATGTGTTTTTTGATGGCGCAAAGCGCGACATCTTGATCGTCGGTAATCTCTTTGAAAAGGTCACGCGTCTGCTGGAACCGTCTGATTACGATGGCGCCGAAATTGTCGATTGTTCGCATTTCGCAATTATGCCCGCGTTTTACAATGGCCATACGCATGCGGCGATGAGCTTATTGCGCGGCTATGCCGACGACATGGAACTTGGCAAATGGCTCAACGATTACATCTGGCCGATGGAAGCTAAGTTCACGGATGACGATATCCGCGCGGGGAGTCGATTGGCGATTCTTGAAATGATCAAGTCGGGAACGGTATTCTTTGCCGATATGTATTGGCATCGCGAACAAACGGTCCGTGTTGTCGAAGAAATGGGAATCCGTGCGGCTATTGGCGTTACCATGGCCGAAAATTTGTTGACTCCTGAGGGCTGGGCGAGAAATATAGACTTCATGAGAAAGCACAAGTGCGAATCGGAACGTGTGCAGCTTGTGGTGATGCCGCACGCCGTTTATACGGTGGGTGAGGAGAAAACCGCAGAACTCATAGAACTTGCCCACGAAGAAAATTACAAGATTCACACGCATTTATCCGAAACGATGACTGAAATTAAGAATTGCATGGAACAGTTCGGCTGTACGCCTGTGGAATTCTGGAAACGTTTGGGCGGTTTGAATTCGAATTTCTCGGCGGCGCACTGCACGCATTTCACGGCGTCTGACCGCAAGATTTTTGCGGAATCGGGTGCAACCGCAATTCTGAACCCGTGCTCCAACATGAAGCTGAACAGCGGCATTCCGCAGGTTGCCGAAATGCTCAAGGACGGCATGAAGCTTGGTCTTGGCACGGATGGCGATTCGTCGAATAATAATCTCGACATGCAAGAAGAAATGAAGACGATTGCGCTTTTGGCGAAGTATCTCGGAACCGCAGAAACGCTCCCAGCAGAAGAAACTCTCAAGATGGCTACATGCAATGTTGCGCAGTTCTTTGGAATCAATGCCGGCCGCATTGCAGAAGGCTATCTCGCAGATTGCTTGCTGATTGACTTGAACAATGAACGCATGGTGCCGTGCTACAACATCTATAGCAACTGGGTCTATTCCGCAAATTCTAGCGCAATCGATTCTGTGATGTGCAACGGCAAGTTCGTGATGCGTGGCCGCCACGTCGATGGGGAAGAAGAAATTCTCCGCGATGCTCGCGAATGCGCTGCACGTCTCGCTTCGAAATAA
- a CDS encoding CvpA family protein, translated as MNWIDIACAACLLVFSVLGLWRGLLSSVFRLCAWISAILGAYFAQDLLCGFFIRNFAFGDFAAHLICTCIGFLVPFLLFSFIGHLVGDSIKNTIVGKTNRILGLLFGVIKASLICFLFLTILHLLPVEGNLKNTRNDAVFYSIYKSSLEAMGYSSDEVNLRKMAKEKASELTKTITDKAKGSTEEAADSAKAAVKNAADSLSNKVSETAEKAKDAAIAAKDAALKTFENGTSSDSASSSSSAKK; from the coding sequence ATGAATTGGATAGATATTGCGTGCGCAGCTTGCCTGCTCGTTTTTAGCGTCCTTGGGTTGTGGCGCGGACTTCTGAGCAGCGTGTTTAGGCTCTGTGCGTGGATTTCAGCGATTCTTGGTGCGTATTTCGCCCAAGACCTTTTGTGTGGTTTCTTTATACGCAATTTTGCTTTTGGAGACTTTGCCGCGCACCTCATTTGCACGTGCATCGGCTTTTTGGTGCCGTTCCTTCTGTTCTCGTTCATCGGGCACCTGGTCGGCGATTCCATCAAGAACACCATCGTCGGAAAGACAAACCGCATTCTGGGATTGCTTTTCGGCGTTATCAAAGCTTCGCTTATCTGCTTCTTATTTCTCACAATTCTGCATTTGCTCCCCGTCGAAGGGAACCTCAAGAACACGAGGAACGATGCGGTATTCTATAGCATATACAAGTCTTCACTTGAAGCCATGGGATATTCTTCTGACGAAGTAAATCTCCGCAAGATGGCAAAAGAAAAGGCAAGCGAACTTACAAAGACAATTACAGACAAAGCTAAAGGTTCGACAGAAGAAGCAGCCGATAGCGCAAAGGCAGCCGTCAAGAACGCCGCTGATAGCCTTTCAAACAAAGTTAGCGAAACAGCCGAGAAGGCAAAAGACGCCGCTATTGCCGCTAAGGACGCCGCATTAAAAACGTTCGAAAACGGGACCTCGAGCGATTCCGCTTCGTCTTCAAGCTCTGCTAAAAAGTAA
- the dnaA gene encoding chromosomal replication initiator protein DnaA, translating to MQVEWERCLNYLHGMLSDTVFKTYFAQTKLVSQTPGHAVIAVPPGLDVKVYAAYKDLIRLAWKDVSHDDAPVEFEFQPQDVYQPQASSSDNSFREFIKPSVPLSGSFRFENFVPGDKAQLAFNAALAVARNPDGTQYNPLFIYGSSGLGKTHLLQSIGNYILEEDPTKRVIYLTSEDFSQQYMKCLQEKRITEMSDFYRNEVDILLIDDIQNWTGKYETQNEFFLIFNALHQAGKQIVLTSDAPAAEVKNLSDRLVSRFSWGLTVDIQPPDVETREAILHKKAEERHLEISDEVIRYLAENIASNVRCLESAIIKLTLQSSLMSHDIDMNIAQKVVTEIAPTLRRRVSLDAVLHAVSQHYEVPETKLIEPGRGTKEISKARQVAMFLMRELSPISLQSIGSRFGGKDHSTVVHAIKSVKKEMETDPSFARLIESLKNTIHD from the coding sequence ATGCAGGTTGAATGGGAAAGATGCTTGAACTACCTCCACGGAATGCTGTCGGATACGGTATTCAAGACATATTTTGCACAGACCAAGCTTGTAAGCCAAACCCCTGGACACGCCGTTATCGCAGTGCCCCCCGGACTTGATGTCAAAGTCTATGCCGCTTACAAGGACCTAATCCGCCTCGCCTGGAAAGACGTCTCCCACGACGATGCTCCGGTAGAATTTGAATTCCAGCCGCAAGACGTTTACCAGCCGCAAGCAAGCTCCTCCGACAACTCTTTCCGCGAATTTATCAAGCCGAGCGTTCCGCTTTCTGGCAGCTTCCGTTTCGAAAACTTCGTCCCGGGTGACAAGGCCCAGCTCGCCTTCAACGCCGCCCTCGCCGTCGCCAGGAATCCGGATGGAACGCAGTACAACCCGCTATTTATTTATGGTTCTTCCGGTCTTGGCAAGACGCACTTGCTCCAGTCCATCGGTAACTACATTCTCGAAGAAGACCCGACCAAGCGTGTGATTTACCTCACATCCGAAGATTTCTCGCAGCAGTACATGAAGTGCCTGCAAGAAAAGCGCATCACCGAAATGTCGGACTTCTACCGCAACGAAGTAGACATTCTCTTGATCGATGACATCCAGAACTGGACGGGCAAGTACGAAACGCAAAACGAATTTTTCTTGATCTTTAACGCACTGCACCAGGCAGGCAAGCAGATCGTGCTTACGTCTGACGCTCCCGCTGCCGAAGTCAAGAACCTCTCCGACCGCCTTGTGAGCCGCTTCTCCTGGGGCTTAACCGTTGACATCCAGCCGCCTGACGTCGAAACGCGCGAAGCCATTCTCCACAAGAAGGCCGAAGAACGCCACCTCGAAATCAGCGACGAAGTCATCCGTTACCTTGCTGAAAATATTGCAAGCAACGTGCGTTGCCTCGAAAGCGCCATCATCAAGCTCACGCTCCAGTCGAGCCTTATGAGCCACGACATCGACATGAACATCGCACAGAAAGTCGTCACCGAAATCGCCCCGACGCTGCGTCGTCGCGTAAGCCTTGACGCCGTACTCCACGCCGTGTCGCAGCACTACGAAGTTCCCGAAACCAAGCTCATCGAACCGGGCCGCGGCACCAAGGAAATCTCGAAGGCTCGCCAAGTCGCCATGTTCCTCATGCGCGAACTCTCCCCCATCAGCTTGCAGAGCATCGGCTCCCGTTTTGGTGGCAAGGACCACTCCACCGTCGTGCACGCCATCAAGAGCGTCAAGAAAGAAATGGAAACCGACCCGAGCTTTGCCCGCTTGATCGAAAGCCTCAAGAACACCATTCACGATTAA
- the murC gene encoding UDP-N-acetylmuramate--L-alanine ligase: MTNSYFFIGVAGVGMSAIAQYLVGKGVAVSGSDRQFGEFLNGNAEKPLVMSQLEDCGIKCFAQDGSGVVEGLTAVVVSTAIEDTNPDLKRAKELGVPVMHRSEMLAKISKEARTIAISGTSGKSTVTAMVYHILEYAGLQPSVMTGAGLVNLQAQGKIGNAVSGKGEWLVAEVDESDGTLVRYEPEIGVILNIDKDHKEISELEQIFLKFSQNVLSAGHILIVNDAHPLAKKFSAGREFDFGYESYVSVQGIDFKSVGTHIQFRVRHSNELVKFEIPLPGKHNMENALAATAAALRAGVSLHTCADALSSFPGVFRRHQILGTFNGVTLVDDFAHNPAKIAASIKSAQDFTEGRVIAWFQPHGFGPTRFLRKDLVDFIAKTLRPMDMDFDRKNDVMFFSEIYYAGGTVTRDISAGDLADDLILKGCEAIYIADRNECAKKMLEYAEPGDTILLMGARDPSLQEFARSVKQLLENR, translated from the coding sequence ATGACTAATTCTTACTTCTTTATCGGTGTTGCTGGCGTGGGCATGAGTGCTATCGCGCAGTATTTGGTGGGCAAGGGCGTTGCCGTGAGTGGTAGCGACCGTCAGTTTGGCGAGTTCCTGAACGGGAATGCCGAGAAGCCGCTTGTCATGAGTCAACTCGAAGATTGCGGAATCAAGTGCTTTGCGCAGGATGGTTCCGGAGTTGTCGAAGGTCTTACCGCCGTCGTGGTGAGCACCGCGATTGAAGATACGAATCCGGATTTGAAGCGCGCGAAGGAACTTGGCGTCCCGGTGATGCACCGCAGCGAAATGCTCGCAAAGATTTCCAAGGAAGCACGCACGATTGCGATTAGCGGTACGAGCGGAAAGTCGACGGTGACCGCGATGGTTTACCACATTCTCGAATATGCGGGACTCCAGCCGTCTGTGATGACGGGGGCTGGCCTCGTGAACTTGCAGGCTCAGGGCAAGATTGGAAATGCTGTGAGTGGCAAGGGCGAATGGCTCGTTGCCGAAGTCGATGAAAGCGATGGAACGCTTGTTCGCTATGAACCGGAAATCGGCGTCATTTTGAACATCGACAAAGACCACAAGGAAATCTCCGAGCTCGAACAAATTTTCTTGAAGTTTAGCCAGAACGTTTTGAGCGCAGGTCACATCTTGATTGTGAACGATGCGCACCCGCTCGCAAAGAAGTTTAGCGCCGGTCGTGAATTTGACTTTGGCTATGAAAGCTATGTAAGCGTCCAGGGAATTGATTTTAAGTCGGTCGGGACTCACATCCAGTTCCGCGTGCGTCATAGCAATGAACTTGTGAAGTTCGAAATTCCGCTGCCGGGCAAGCACAATATGGAAAATGCTTTGGCCGCCACAGCCGCCGCACTTCGCGCGGGCGTTTCGCTCCACACATGTGCCGATGCGCTTTCGTCTTTCCCGGGCGTGTTCCGCCGTCACCAGATTCTCGGGACATTCAACGGCGTGACGCTTGTCGATGACTTTGCTCACAATCCGGCGAAAATTGCCGCAAGCATCAAAAGCGCCCAGGACTTTACTGAAGGCCGCGTGATTGCTTGGTTCCAGCCACATGGCTTTGGTCCGACGCGATTCTTGCGCAAGGACTTGGTGGACTTTATCGCCAAGACGCTCCGCCCGATGGACATGGATTTTGACCGCAAGAACGATGTGATGTTCTTCAGTGAAATCTATTACGCTGGCGGAACGGTCACGCGTGACATTAGCGCAGGCGACCTTGCGGACGACTTGATTCTCAAGGGTTGTGAGGCTATTTACATTGCTGACCGCAACGAGTGTGCTAAGAAAATGCTAGAATATGCAGAGCCGGGTGACACGATTTTGCTGATGGGCGCGAGAGATCCTAGCTTGCAAGAGTTCGCTCGCTCGGTAAAGCAACTTTTGGAAAATCGTTAA